ctgcagtcatagaggggtcatagattgtggggatctcttatgtggatctgttagatttcccacctgtctgctgtattgtactgaattgttacagatgacaaatcagggggaagatctgactgataATATTGTGGAGGCGGAAGAAGAGAGGATGATGGGTGATCCCCTGTGTAATAGTGAGGTGGAGGAGTACATTCCAGGAGTtgtcaccacaggtatggaatcatgaatggagaaagtgacttcagattctcTCCTTGGTGCCTTCAGAGCAGGAGGAGAATCTGATCACCGGCTGCTCCTCTTTGATTGGAGATGTCCTAATCACATCATGAAGTGTTCCCCTTATCCTGCTGACTGAATGAGGGTCCTGgtgttatattatattttaataacataccaaaacgcctgtactattatTGTCAAGGGGTTTATAGAGGGTCGCTCACTAGATTTCACAATATAGGATGCATGTAGTATTAAATAGCTTTCTTAGACCTGATGAGGCTGGTGTGCTTATTGTGAAACTCCATGTCAGAATAGCTATATAATCCTTTTTGAACATTTTCCAATCTTCCATCAGGGAGCAAGGATGCTGGACCAATCAGGCTCAGTTTCTACGTCCCATACTTTCTGAGGGCAGGCTATTTGAACCCACAGctgctggccacagttgcctATGATTAGTATTCCTTCCTCACTAGCTAGTTGTGTGTTTGTTTCTCTGGAgcactgaccttttgcctgtttctttaaccacctcccgaccgcctaacgcagggatgcgtcctgcgggcggccaggTTATTCCTCTGTCACGCATCtaagcgtcatctcgcgagagccgagatttcgcgCGCATGCGCGAGCGATCACAGCGACGCACAGCTGaggagttgatctacagcctgccagcagcgatcattcgctggcaggctgtagatgcgattttttttttttaacccaaaaaggtatattagacgctgttttgttaacagcgtctaatatacctgctacctggtcctctggtggtgccttttgcttggatcgaccaatCACCacagtagcaccaatcaccacactaccccccccccctgtcacttattaacccctgatcacctcatatagactccctcaCAACCccttgtcattaatcacccccctgtaaggctccatttagacgtccgtatatgttttgcggatccgcaaaacacggacaccggcaatgtgcttttcgcattttgcggatccgcacattgacagaactatatagaaaatgccttttctgtggacaagaaaagggcaTGTtctttaggctctacaaaaaacgcagtgttcgcccgatcaggcctgatcttgtgcgcacacttgcgttcagtccgccccaccgcagtgaccgaattttttttttctgagcacttcaaaaacactgtaaaatcggtgcggcgctataaagatcacttttgaggggcatggcgagttcatagatttttttgggcacaagtctcatattccactaacttgtgaaaaaaaagtaaaatcttacatgaactcaccatacccctcgcggaaaccaaatgcataaaaatgccctgtgaaatcctaaaggtactcattggaatttgggcccctttgcgcatcttggctgcaaaaaagtgtcacacatgtggtattgctgtactcaggagaagtagggcaatgtgttttggggtgtatttttacatatacccatgctgggtgagagaaatatctctgtaaattgacaactttgtataaaaaaaatgtaaaaaattgtcatttacagagatatttctcacacacagtatgggtatatgtaaaaaaaaatgcaccccaaaacacattgcccaacttctcctgagtacagcgataccacatgtgtgacacttttttgcagcctaggtgcgcaaaggggcccaaattccaatgagtaccttttaggagggcattattagacatttggattccagacttcttctcacgcgtTAGGGCCTCTaatatgccagggcagtataaataccccacatgtgaccccattttggaaagaagacacccccaaggtattccgtgaggggcatggcgagttcatgtaaaattttattttttgtcacaagactttgtaagaaaaataacaaaaaacattttccgctaacttgtgccaaaaaaaaaaaacttctataaactcgccatgcccctcacagaatggggtgtcttctttccaaaatggcgtcacttgtggggtatttatactgccctagcattttaggggccctaaagcgtgagaagtagtttggaatccaaatgcgtaaaaatgccctgtgaaatcctaaaggtactcattggaatttgggcccctttgcgcacctaggctgcaaaaaagtgtcacacatgtggtatcgccgtactcagaagaagtagggcaatgtgttttggggtgtatttttacatatacccatactgtgtgtgagaaatatctctgtaaatgacaacgttttacatttttttatacaaagttgtcaatttacagagatatttctctcacccagcatgggtatatgtaaagatacaccctaaaacatattgccctacttctcctgagtacggcgataccacatgtgtgacacttttttgcagcctaggtgcgtaaaggggccgaaagtccaacgagtacctttaggctttacagggttgctcacaatttagccccgcccaaaatgacAGTAAAcagaccccacaaatgaccccatttcggaaagtagacaccccaaggtattcactgaggggcatagtgagtccgtgggagattttcattttttttgccagaagttagcagaaatggaaactttatttaattatttttttcctcagaaagtgtaattttctgctaacttgtgaaaaaaaattaaatcatatatgaactcaccatgcccctccgcgaatacttttaggtgtctttttttctaaaatggggtcatttgggggggtatttatactatcctggcattctagcacctcaggaaacatgacaggtgctcagaaagtcagagctgcttcaaaatgcggaaattcccatttttgtaccatagtttgtaaacgctataacttttgcgcaaaccaataaatatacacttaggCCGAATAcgtgctggattcctgctgagagcaggagcgcacggcgtcattggttgctatgacgctgtgcgctccctgctgccgccgcaatacagtaatacactggtatatatcataccagtgtattactgtattgcggcggcagcacctctcacggccatgtgcatgagcccttattgtattttttttatcaaagacatgtagcacaataaattatgacacaaacttgtatagaaatgtaattatatttgaacaattttaccagaaaaagttaaaaatacactttttttgagaaaattgcggtctattttgagtAACaagaaatgtcagcagcaatcaaataccactaaaagaaagctgtatttgtgagaagaaaaggaggtaaaattcatgtgggtgccaagttgcatgaccgagcaataaaccgttaaagttgtgaagtgacgatttgtaaaaaagggcctggtcactaggggggtataaacctgtggtccttaagtggttaacttacctctgtgtacagatttTTGCCTCTGATGTCACCTGGAATTTGACTCTGTCTGTTATTTGACCTTGCTTGATATTGGACATTGTCTCGTGTTTGGCTAGCTGTGACTTCTCCTTTGCCTGCTGACTTTGTCTCTGACGTTATCCAGTCTTGGCTTTGCCTGTCTGTTTTTCTCCTCTTCCTGTATGACTATTCTTTACCCTATTTGGTTTAGGCCTTTGCACTTAGTCAAGTCAGAAAATGTCATCAAGTTGTGGACTTTTATTTAGGATggatcgtgcaagtaggtagggacagtggggcGGGTGGAGTACAGGGCTGCACTTTTCCCTACCCTTTCATGACATCTGTGTTTACTAGCTAAACTCAGTCTCCATCCACCTTAAGCTTAGTTGACAAGCTCCTTTCAGTGCACCTCCTCCCCCGTTGTTGCTGTCTCACACATGCTCAGTACAGGCTGCAGTAAAAGAAAGCTGAAGATGGAATTAGAATCTGTAATTCCACACTGAAACTGCTGCTGGAAGATGGAAGATCTCTCACTGCAGAGCCAGGGAGACCCCAGCTTGTACTGAGAGTGTGTGAGGTTTCAGCAGCAGGAGATTAGCTTGACACTTAAGCTCTAGGTGGGCATTATGGCATGGATTTTTCTAATGAAACCACCATCTTCATCAGATTTAAAAGATCTATTTGATAATGCAGTTTGCGTTCAGGAATGCGGTGACAAATCCTCAGTAGATTTGTTGTATTTATATGATGCTTACTTGGCGTTGAAGGTCAAAATGTGTTGATAGGAGGCAGGATGTcaattaaaaaaatcacaaattctaATTTTCATCTTCACAGAGAATCCCAATAAGAAATCTGAGGATGTCATATTATCACTAAATTATAATGTAGAAGATGAAGATATCACGCCACGCTCTTCAGGAGGAAACCTCATTACTCTTAATTTATATCCAGGACTTCACAGCACAGATCTGTCATATAATCCCTCTAATCAtgaggaaccttctcctgaccaatcaaATATTATCACAAGTGCAGGCCAGAAAGGGGATAAATGTTTTCAGCGTGGTAAAGAGTTCACAAAAAGCTCAGGTCTTGCTACACACAGACGGACTCACACAGGTAGGAAGCCatactcctgttcagaatgtggtaggTGCTTTACAGATAAATCCCATCTTGCTACACATGAGAAAAGTCACACAAGGGAGAAACTatattcatgtccagaatgtgggaaatgttttagagaTAAATCAAGTTTTGTTAGACATGAAAAAATTCACAAAgcagagaagccgtattcatgttcagtatgtgggaaatgttttgcacagaaatcatatcttgttacacatcagagaagtcacacaggagtgaaaccgtattcatgttcagaatgtaggaaatgttttacccagaaatcaAGTTTActtatacatgagagaagtcacacaggggagaaaccatattcatgttcagaatgtgggaaatgttttgccgttaaatcatatcttgttgcacatcagagatttcacacaggggagaaaccatattcatgttcagaatgtgggaaatgttttgcagttaaatcatatcttgttagacatcagagatttcacacaggagtgaaaccgtattcatgttccgaatgtaggaaatgttttacccagaaAACAACTTTAGCTATAcatgagagaaatcacacaggggagaaaccatattcatgttcagaatgtgggaaatgttttgccgttaaatcatatcttgttgcacatcagagatttcacacaggggagaaaccatattcatgttcagaatgtgggaaatgttttgccagtaaatcatatcttgttgcacatcagagatttcacacaggggagaaaccatattcatgttcagaatgtgggaaatgttttgcagttaaatcacatcttgtgacacatgaaagaattcacacaggacagaagccgtattcatgttcagaatgtggaaaatgttttacacgAAAATCATGTCTTGTTTTACACGAGAGAAATCACACCGGAgacaagccatattcatgttcagaatgcgggaaatgttttacaataaaatcatatcttgttatacatgagagatgtcacacaggagagaaaccgtatccgtgttcagaatgtgggaaatgctttacagGTGAATCAGGTCTTGTTAGACataagaaaattcacacaggagataaaccgtattcgtgttcagaatgtgggaaatgttttgcacagAAATCAAATGTTGTTACACATGAGCGAATTCACACAAGAGAGAGAACCTGTAATGCTGAATTGCTATCTGATGGCAGCATTGGGGGAGCGAGGAAGGGTAAGTCCTACGTAAAAgagcttccctccacaggttagcACCATTCACTACTTAGACCAAATGTCTAAAGATAAAATAAAGACTTCCATTCGCTCCACGACAGCGTCCATTTTCATTGACAGTCATTGTCTTTTTGGTTCATATTATACTTTCTCCTAGTGCTGTGACCGTTATTGCTCTTACAAACTAACCCTCCTGTGCGGAGACAGTGATATTGATGGCATGATTACTATATCACTGATTTATCTGACCGTGTGATCGGTGATAATTAACCCCATATGTACATTCCTGCGGTTTAATGGTAAACCTATATAGATACTGGAGCacattaggccccttgcagacgagcgtgtccggatgcgttgcgtctgcgaaaatagttactcacctcatccacttgattgcgcagccgggttcgtcttcttcttgcaggacttggctggaaaaggacctttggggaCGTTATGGCGCTCACCCCGCtctgagcgcggtgacgtcagctcaggtcctgctgaatgaatatagaaggttcttctatcttcattcagcaggacctgcgctgacgtcaccgcgctcaccatgtggtgagctcGTTGACATCACCGAAgttccttttccagccaggtcctgcaagaagaagaaagaagacaagcctggctgtgcaatcaagtggatgaggtgagttacattttttgttatttttaaccccacaatggaccttttacttagcattctgaattaaagaatgctattattttccattataaccatgttataatggaaaataataaagtaaatggggtcctgggtaactcatccctcgtctcctttgcaaccatgcatgaaaatcccattgcatccgcacttgcttgcggatgtttacGATTTTcatgcatccccattcatttctatggggcttgggTTGcgtaaaaaatgctgaatatagaacatgccacgattttcacgcaacgcacaagtgatgcatgaaaattaccgctcatctaaacagccccattgaagtaaattggtccggattcagtgcgggtgcacgcattgcacctgcacggaattctcgcccctgTGAAAGGGGCTTAAGGGCTCTGCTTTTTGAATAATGAATACACTTCCAGCATTATTTCTATTGAAACAtgcatttttataatatttttccagaatattttattatattttccctagtcgtctccatgacaccacatcctgAGACTGACTTTCcctgataggacaggaaaaacacagagatGTTTAAATCCCACCCCCATGCAGGGGAAGGAAGATGGCAGCTGGAGCGACAGTGAGATGCGTTCCCTCCGGCGCATGATATCAGATGCTGGCGGTGGGGCCgaacgtcatcacgtcatctcgGGGCGCCGCAGGTCACAGGATGGATaaaaagacccaggacctgctCAATGGCATCTGGACAGCACGACCCCTGTACAGGAGAACAGTGCAGTGTCTGCTGGCTGACCCGAAGCGGTTTACAGATGAGTGCCCCCATCACGCCGGGCTCTGGAGCCGAGCCTGAAGCAAATCCAGGAGTGGCCTGGTATCAGGTGTTGGGGCAAAAACCCCAATGCCGGATGGGCAGTGGACTCTAAATTAGAAGTTATGAGTACTCAGAGAAATTGATAACAAGCGCATTGCTGTGTATCAAGTGTTCCAACTTTATTGAAAGTAAGCAGAGAGTATATACTGTTTTTCTGAATCATTTCCAAAGTGGGAGACATAATTAAGCATTTGCGTCATAACTCATTAAATCACAATCTGAAATAAGCATTTCTTGGCTATACGCCTGAAGCATCTCCTTAATCTTAAATGTGGGTGTTCTTCACGGCTCGTCCTGCTAATAAATGTACAAATTCCTCAAAGGGACAAAGTTGGAGGGGCTAGGAGCGACCTTGCAGTCAAAGTAATCTTACACAGAGAAATTCACAGTTAATATTATAGATTCTACACACAAAGGTTTAAGGCTAATAGCATAAAATGGCAGTACAAGGCACAACATGGAGTCCCAACCCTCACATTTTGAGATATTTACTCATCGCGGGTAACAGGTACACATACTTCAGATGGACATTCCCCTTGGTGCTGGTTTTCCCAGATTCTGCATATCGGTATCTGAGTGAGGAATACTCTCAACATGTCTCATAGTCTCTTCTACTTCTGTTCTTGTTACTTCTGTTTAAGCACATCAATGTGAGCTTAACTACAATGTAGATGAGCGCAATAATCAACAACATCTGTATTATGCCCATGAGCCACCCACCGACATTTTTAAACCAGCTCGCTGGGTTCAAGAAAGAAAAAGTATCTGACCACCAAGAATCTTTATCTGCACTATGCTTATTCAGCACTTATCTCTCATCTCTTTCATTTTTACAAAACCTGCCCTTATTTGTAGGTTACCCTGTGGATCTATGTAATGACAACAGGCTGGTCCTATCACTTGACACATTCCTCCCTCCCAGGCAGTGAGATAATTTAGAACTAGAGTATGCTGGTTAGTAGCTATGATTAACTGAGATTCAACATCATTAGTTTGGTTTATAAGGTAGTTTGGTTTATTTGGTCATCTAGGTAGTCAGTGGCTACCACTAGCTTTTATTCCACATCTTCATTAACATTGGGTAAATAAACAGAGCACTATAAATCTTGTTTGAAatacttatctccactacaagaGGTTTTCCATTAGGTCTGGGATTGTTGTCTGCAGCTTTTCTATATAATGTATGTTTAGGCACGGCATTTATGTTAGCTTATCATGTTACAACATAAATGTGGCTGGAGTCAACCTGACAAGAGTACAGGTTCCAGAAGCTCTAGGTGGGATCCACCTATATGCTGCCACTCCGCAGGCAAAATAAAGATTACCAGGAAGAATATGTTTATCAGTTAAATGATAAAGGAGAATGTAGGCAGCCGCAGTGACCGCTACACTTTCATTGTACAAACACCATATTTGACCTTCATCATTGATGCTACCTAGctcttgtcacaaccagacagctgagaagctctgacagaggcctttcagaacctcctccttgagtttctgtgttgtggtattcagctcctcctctcgttagcctctctcagctgtcatgtgttggactaattgcttccctttaaattctttcccagaaggcttttctgggcg
This portion of the Bufo gargarizans isolate SCDJY-AF-19 chromosome 1, ASM1485885v1, whole genome shotgun sequence genome encodes:
- the LOC122925105 gene encoding zinc finger protein 260-like, translated to MALIEMPDARRPLQFGARGNRPPPRYATGSCSHRGVIDCGDLLCGSVRFPTCLLYCTELLQMTNQGEDLTDNIVEAEEERMMGDPLCNSEVEEYIPGVVTTENPNKKSEDVILSLNYNVEDEDITPRSSGGNLITLNLYPGLHSTDLSYNPSNHEEPSPDQSNIITSAGQKGDKCFQRGKEFTKSSGLATHRRTHTGRKPYSCSECGRCFTDKSHLATHEKSHTREKLYSCPECGKCFRDKSSFVRHEKIHKAEKPYSCSVCGKCFAQKSYLVTHQRSHTGVKPYSCSECRKCFTQKSSLLIHERSHTGEKPYSCSECGKCFAVKSYLVAHQRFHTGEKPYSCSECGKCFAVKSYLVRHQRFHTGVKPYSCSECRKCFTQKTTLAIHERNHTGEKPYSCSECGKCFAVKSYLVAHQRFHTGEKPYSCSECGKCFASKSYLVAHQRFHTGEKPYSCSECGKCFAVKSHLVTHERIHTGQKPYSCSECGKCFTRKSCLVLHERNHTGDKPYSCSECGKCFTIKSYLVIHERCHTGEKPYPCSECGKCFTGESGLVRHKKIHTGDKPYSCSECGKCFAQKSNVVTHERIHTRERTCNAELLSDGSIGGARKGKSYVKELPSTG